The genomic stretch CCCGGCGCGGCGGCCCTGGCTGACGGAGCGCGAGACGACGTAGATCATGTTCGGGCCCGGGGTCATCACCATGCCGAAGGAGACTGCGGCGATTCCGCCGATGGCACTCGCGCTGATCACCCGGCGAGCCTATCCCGGCCCCCGATCGGCTGTTCGACCGGCCTCGGGGCGATGCCGATCCGATACATGCCGACCGTTGTTCGACATTGTCGAATGGCGTAGCGTCGGCACGAACGGGCCGCTCCCGGCACGCACGGAGACGACTGCGCCGCCCCGGCACCCCCGCGGCCCCACGGGTCGCCCTCCCACGCCTGCGGCCCGCGCACCACCGCCCGCCGAGGAGCCGCGGATGTTCACCTTCACCAGCAGCGACGGACTCGAGATCCACGTCCACGCATGGCAGCCGGTCGGGCCGCCGCGCGGCGTCGTCCAGCTCGCGCACGGGATGGGCGAGCACGCCTCCCGTTACGGCCGCCTCGCCGGGGCCCTCACCGCACAGGGTTACGCCGTCTACGCGGCCGACCACCGCGGGCACGGCCGCAGCAGCGCCGGCACGCCCGGACACCTCGGCGAGGACGGCTGGAACCGGCTCGTCCAGGACCAAGTGGCGCTCTCCGACCTCGTCCGCGTGCGCCACCCTGGCCTGCCGCTGGTGCTGGTGGGCCACAGCCTCGGCTCGCTGGCCTCCCAGCAGTACATCCTCGACCACTCCGAGCGGCTGGCCGGGGTGGCGCTCTCCGGCACCACCGCGCTCGACCGGCTGCTCACCGTGCTCGCCGCGGCCGGCGGCGACGCCACGACCGCGTTCAACGCGTCGTTCGAGCCGGCCCGCACCAGCCACGACTGGCTCAGCCGGGACGAGGACCAGGTCGACGCCTACCTCGCCGACCCGCTCTGCGGCGCCGCGCTGGACGCCCGCGCCATGGAGGACCTCGCGGCGGCGGCCCACCGGCTGGCCCGGCCGGAGACCGTCCGTCCCGACCTGCCGGTCTACGTGGCGGTCGGCGACCGCGACCCGTTCAACGCCGAGCTCACGCTCTCCG from Streptomyces sp. TLI_235 encodes the following:
- a CDS encoding alpha-beta hydrolase superfamily lysophospholipase; protein product: MFTFTSSDGLEIHVHAWQPVGPPRGVVQLAHGMGEHASRYGRLAGALTAQGYAVYAADHRGHGRSSAGTPGHLGEDGWNRLVQDQVALSDLVRVRHPGLPLVLVGHSLGSLASQQYILDHSERLAGVALSGTTALDRLLTVLAAAGGDATTAFNASFEPARTSHDWLSRDEDQVDAYLADPLCGAALDARAMEDLAAAAHRLARPETVRPDLPVYVAVGDRDPFNAELTLSDVVVERYRQAGLTDVTYRTYRGARHGILHETNRTEVAAELVAWILCVTG